In Halomarina litorea, a single window of DNA contains:
- a CDS encoding HTH domain-containing protein translates to MGHDRGRRRIELFTRASTTETRRQQSAVVERLRLLEDEGVIDGFVHRVWNAELCPRSAADRTPWCDVAMRKYAEFAAWCERRERTLRPFFDERSVHSTITGERAEVVVFPVTCVAVYDGDELLDVAPSRNAKRVYTVEACLAALERAPELRT, encoded by the coding sequence ATGGGACACGACCGGGGGCGGCGGCGTATCGAACTGTTCACGCGAGCGTCCACGACCGAGACCCGACGCCAGCAGTCGGCGGTCGTCGAACGACTCCGACTGCTGGAGGACGAGGGCGTCATCGACGGCTTCGTCCACCGCGTCTGGAACGCCGAGCTCTGCCCCCGGTCGGCCGCCGACCGAACGCCGTGGTGCGACGTGGCGATGCGGAAATACGCCGAGTTCGCGGCGTGGTGCGAGCGCCGGGAGCGGACCCTTCGACCCTTCTTCGACGAGCGGTCGGTGCACTCGACCATCACCGGCGAGCGAGCCGAAGTCGTCGTCTTCCCCGTCACCTGCGTCGCGGTGTACGACGGCGACGAACTGCTCGACGTCGCCCCCTCGCGGAACGCAAAGCGGGTCTACACGGTCGAGGCGTGTCTCGCCGCCCTCGAACGAGCGCCCGAACTCCGAACCTGA
- a CDS encoding twin-arginine translocase subunit TatC — protein MAVLDDDSKAALASGRDTLRGLWGAARANLQRVFVAFLVGFLGSFYLLQWFVWDRLQADLFARLPPAVREATSVIALTPFDVILLQAKIGMAAGTLLAVPVVLYYARESLAARGLWPDLPRRTIAAVAVLAVALFVGGIAYSYLLFFPLMFSFLTSYSVQVGFSPTYSIVSWAEFVFVLSLSFGLAAELPLAILGLSLTEIVPYRTFRERWRYAVVGIFVFGAVFSPPDPFTQIMWAVPLLILYALSLALTRAVLALRGGRDRVSLRGALRASAPRNVAVAGVVSTALVGALAVGAGRAVYRGLADPRLPVSPGPLPPVESLVGLPRPAALTALGVAVFVVVLVAGSALSLYRAAVAPPAETSDDAGGARGPFPVPLDLATLPVEGLLVAPTALFAALTDEAALSYARGAMAAGEGERARVLLARFDDARAATETAARAERDRAARTREAGGPDEEGTDLVASVRRTAADMATAFRDEEVTEDDLGGYLYDLQFVVESLTSRTFRIVATFIGVLAVTFVAFYQGGVEAVKNDFLARLPASVAPGDIDIVELHPVETLVFGVKLSTLLAAIVTLPVVLYYAWPALKARGLAGGDRRVLLVWGGALLAGLAGGVTVGYAVVAPTVISWLAADVVRAEMLVSYRINAFGWLVFLTTVGVGLLATVPVTMLLFHFGGIVRYRPMRRRWREVTVLVLVLASGLMSGGVFTMFLLTVPTMVAYGVGLGVLWVVTLGGRTGQERSLGRPDGAGESER, from the coding sequence ATGGCGGTCCTCGACGACGACTCGAAGGCGGCGCTCGCGAGCGGACGGGACACCCTGAGAGGCCTCTGGGGAGCCGCCCGTGCGAACCTCCAGCGGGTCTTCGTCGCCTTCCTCGTCGGGTTCCTCGGAAGCTTCTACCTCCTCCAGTGGTTCGTCTGGGACCGCCTGCAGGCCGACCTGTTCGCCCGTCTCCCGCCCGCGGTTCGCGAGGCGACGAGCGTCATCGCGCTCACCCCCTTCGACGTCATCCTGCTGCAGGCGAAAATCGGCATGGCCGCAGGGACGCTGCTTGCCGTCCCCGTCGTGCTCTACTACGCCCGCGAGTCGCTCGCGGCCCGGGGGCTGTGGCCGGACCTGCCCCGCCGGACCATCGCCGCCGTCGCCGTGCTGGCCGTCGCCCTGTTCGTCGGCGGTATCGCGTACTCGTATCTCCTCTTCTTCCCCCTGATGTTCTCGTTCCTCACGAGCTACTCCGTGCAGGTGGGGTTCTCGCCGACGTACTCCATCGTCAGCTGGGCGGAGTTCGTCTTCGTCCTCTCGCTGTCGTTCGGGCTGGCGGCGGAACTCCCGCTGGCGATCCTCGGGCTCTCGCTCACCGAGATCGTCCCCTACCGGACCTTCCGCGAGCGGTGGCGCTACGCCGTCGTCGGCATCTTCGTCTTCGGGGCGGTGTTCTCCCCGCCCGACCCATTCACGCAGATCATGTGGGCCGTCCCGCTCCTGATACTGTACGCCCTCAGCCTCGCGCTGACGAGGGCCGTGCTGGCGCTGAGGGGCGGTCGCGACCGCGTGAGTCTCCGGGGCGCGCTCCGGGCGAGCGCACCTCGAAACGTCGCCGTCGCCGGCGTCGTCTCGACGGCGCTGGTGGGCGCACTCGCGGTCGGTGCCGGGCGCGCCGTCTACCGGGGACTCGCAGACCCCCGACTTCCGGTGTCGCCCGGGCCGCTCCCACCCGTCGAGTCGCTGGTCGGCCTACCGCGCCCCGCCGCCCTCACCGCCCTCGGGGTCGCCGTCTTCGTCGTGGTGCTGGTCGCGGGGAGCGCCCTGTCGCTCTACCGGGCCGCCGTCGCGCCGCCCGCCGAGACTTCCGACGACGCGGGGGGCGCACGCGGCCCGTTCCCCGTCCCCCTCGACCTCGCGACGCTCCCCGTCGAGGGACTGCTGGTCGCGCCGACGGCGCTGTTCGCCGCCCTGACCGACGAGGCGGCCCTCTCGTACGCGAGGGGCGCGATGGCCGCCGGCGAGGGGGAGCGCGCTCGCGTCCTGCTGGCGCGCTTCGACGACGCGCGGGCCGCGACCGAGACAGCGGCACGGGCCGAACGCGACCGGGCGGCGCGGACGCGGGAAGCGGGCGGCCCGGACGAGGAGGGGACCGACCTCGTGGCCTCGGTGCGGCGGACGGCGGCCGACATGGCCACGGCGTTCAGGGACGAGGAGGTCACGGAGGACGACCTCGGGGGGTACCTCTACGACCTCCAGTTCGTCGTCGAGAGCCTCACCTCGCGGACGTTCCGCATCGTCGCCACCTTCATCGGCGTGCTCGCGGTCACGTTCGTGGCGTTCTACCAGGGCGGCGTGGAGGCGGTGAAGAACGACTTCCTCGCGCGCCTGCCCGCGAGCGTCGCGCCCGGCGACATCGACATCGTCGAACTCCACCCCGTCGAGACGCTCGTCTTCGGCGTGAAACTGAGCACGCTGCTGGCGGCCATCGTCACCCTCCCCGTCGTGCTTTACTACGCGTGGCCCGCGCTGAAGGCCCGCGGCCTGGCGGGCGGCGACCGGCGCGTGCTCCTCGTCTGGGGCGGGGCGCTGCTGGCGGGCCTCGCAGGCGGCGTCACCGTCGGGTACGCCGTCGTCGCCCCGACGGTCATCTCGTGGCTCGCCGCCGACGTTGTGCGCGCCGAGATGCTCGTCTCCTACCGCATCAACGCCTTCGGCTGGCTGGTGTTCCTCACCACCGTCGGCGTCGGCTTGCTGGCGACGGTGCCCGTCACGATGCTGCTGTTCCACTTCGGGGGCATCGTCCGCTACCGGCCGATGCGCCGGCGCTGGCGGGAGGTGACGGTCCTCGTGTTGGTCCTCGCGAGCGGTCTGATGTCCGGGGGCGTCTTCACCATGTTCCTCCTGACCGTCCCGACGATGGTCGCCTACGGCGTCGGTCTCGGCGTCCTCTGGGTGGTGACGCTCGGCGGACGGACGGGACAGGAACGCTCGCTGGGCCGACCCGACGGGGCCGGCGAGAGCGAGCGGTAG
- the rdfA gene encoding rod-determining factor RdfA translates to MAGWRDKCGAEGREPCCKLGRGIEQYDLGALDDQLAARWRGDGVEKHSLRDLAEYVNRQMLERALALAGVRPVDGEVANLYRLLVDDDVSEGRRREAERRLEREGIDVAAVRGAFVSHQSVYTHLRDCRGVTYEETVDDTARVERRASALFALQNRAETVTAETLEQLRSADLIALDEFDVLVDVRVACDGCGRYHEVDDLLERRGCDCQTTSND, encoded by the coding sequence ATGGCAGGGTGGCGAGACAAGTGCGGCGCGGAGGGTCGGGAGCCGTGCTGTAAGCTGGGTCGGGGCATCGAACAGTACGACCTCGGGGCGTTGGACGACCAACTGGCGGCACGGTGGCGGGGCGACGGCGTCGAGAAACACAGCCTCCGAGACCTGGCGGAGTACGTCAACAGGCAGATGCTGGAGCGCGCTCTCGCGCTGGCCGGCGTCCGCCCCGTCGACGGCGAGGTGGCCAACCTGTATCGCCTGCTGGTCGACGACGACGTGAGCGAGGGCCGCCGTCGCGAGGCCGAGCGCCGCCTCGAACGCGAGGGTATCGACGTGGCGGCGGTGCGCGGCGCGTTCGTCTCCCACCAGTCGGTGTACACCCACCTGCGCGACTGTCGGGGCGTCACCTACGAGGAGACCGTCGACGACACGGCCCGTGTCGAGCGCCGGGCCTCGGCGCTGTTCGCCCTCCAGAACCGCGCGGAGACGGTGACGGCGGAGACGCTCGAACAGCTCCGGTCGGCCGACCTCATCGCGCTCGACGAGTTCGACGTCCTCGTGGACGTGCGCGTCGCCTGCGACGGCTGTGGGCGCTACCACGAGGTCGACGACCTGCTGGAGCGACGGGGCTGTGACTGTCAGACGACCTCGAACGATTGA